One Nicotiana tomentosiformis chromosome 1, ASM39032v3, whole genome shotgun sequence genomic window, TTCCTTCATATATGACTTCTAACTTATCCCACATTTCCTTTGCAGTTGCACAACTAGATATCTTTTCATATTCTTCTCCGCTTATAGCATTGCACATCAGATTTTTTGCCTTAGCATTCACTTGGATAATACTGCTTTTTCTTCAGTGTAATAATCTAAACAAATGATACTATGATTTCACCATCTTTATCCTTCTTTGGCGGAATTGGAAGATTTTCCTTTTTGATCACACACTAAACCTTAATGTCATATGACATAGTATAGGTCTCCATGTGCACTTTCTAATGAGAAGTGCTGGCCATTGGAGTAAGGAGGTCGTACCTCAGAAGTTCCTTCTTGAAATAGTACTCCAATGACTGTGTTTGATGCCATGATCTTTTCCTCACTTACTGTTAAGCAATGTTCATGAGTCCCGCTccgataccaattgaaagtacaagagggggatggggggagggggggttaatTGTAGCCGATTTGTAAAACTTAGTTGACTATGTAGGAAATTAGTCGACTAAACTTTACACAGGAATTAATCGCAACAGAAATAAACTGAACAAAGAGAAAAGTAAAGGAGGCTTAgcaatttttatactggttcagtaccgGTATGGTACCTACATCCAGTTCACTTGGGTCACAAGGATTCTCCTAGATCTTCAGTAAACGTTTACAACAGCGATGATTTTAGTACGTTCACCACCAACGATatacaataacaatatttttttctAATGTTGACACATCTTTTGTTTAGTTTTCTAAGTCTTCCTATCTTTTGCGACACTTGTAGACTCATGAATACAGTGTTTGTACTAAGAGCTAGAAATGTATAAAAACAGATGTGAAGTTGCATGCTCTTCGATGCCCTACTATTTCTTCCTTTATAGCTTGATGAGTCTTCTGATTCCTTGTCTTCTGGGATCGCATAACAGCAATTATTGGAGGCCTTTCCTTGTGAGGCATAGATATCTAAGAGTGAGACCCAAGGGTAGCCTCATGAATCTAGCTTGAAAGGGTAACTAGATTCATCCTTAATCATGACGAATTGGTTCCTCCATTTATCCTTGATTAGAGCTTTTACGCAGATTGTTCTTGATTTGTTCTTTAGTCGTGATTAGCTCTCTTTCCTTTTTTGCGCGCTTGAGGATCTTTAGCAAGTCTTATTGATTGATTTTCCTTCTTTGTTCTTTGATTGATTGATTTTCTTTTCATTTGATGCAAAGTTCAAAACATATAGCCGTTGAGTTTCTCTGACCTCCCatatgatcttctttcctttcatCAATGTTGTTGCTCTTGATCATAGAATCTGCACACAATGAGATGTCATTAGTCAAGGCTTCTTTAGATTATTGatcattattaaaattctaaacttaATAGATCGACGAGGATATCACGCACCGTATATGGGTGAGGTGGATAAAATGTAAGTTAGCGTCTGGAGTCatgtgtgacaagaatgtgccaccaaaacgtaaaggtaagttctatagagttgTGGTTAGATCGGCCATGTTGTATgtagctgagtgttggccagtcaagaattcacatatccagaagatgaaagtaatgttgagatagatgtgcgGGCATATTAGGCTGAATAAGATTAGGAATGGAAATATTAGGGAgagggtgggcgtggctcccatggacgacaagatgcgggaggcgaggcttagatggttcggaaaCGTGCGGAGGAGGAGCCTAGATgtcccggttaggaggtgtgagcggttgacTTTGGCaagtacgagaagaggtagagggcctaagaagtattggggcaaggtgattaggcaggacatggtatgacttcagatttccgaggacatgacccttgataggaaggtatggaggtcgagcattagggttgtaggttagggggTAGTCGAGCGTTTTTCCTCGTTGTACCGACTAGTTTGATAGTGTTGTGTCTAAAACTGCTAGCGTTTTTTGTTGTGTTTtacactttttatttatttattattattattattccccTTACATTTACTTGCTATCTCTTACGGTgcttatattatttttctgaTTTCTGTTGTTACAGATCTTTTGTCAATGAGCCGAGGGTTTCCcggaaacaacttctctactCTTTTGTGACAGTGGTAAGATCTTTTGTATTTTCCATGATTAATTGGGCCCTTCATTGATGACAGGGACGACATTGTACAGCTCGTCCGCGTGGATTTCATGATCGATGACGTGGAAAATAATGATTGGTTCCGTGGTTCTTTTATTACGTTGGAGATCCGCGGTGGCTATTGTGGATCTGCCTTTATATTTAGCGgaaggaaagaagaacaagaggagaTTCGCAGTGTGAAGAAACAGAATCGACAATGAAATTCAGCCGCGCATTCAATGCCGCTTCAGTTCTCTTAGTTCTTCTTCTGATTACCATAGGTAATCTCTTTGAAGGTTATATGTCACGCTATTGATTTTTGTATCAGATCTGTTAATGCGATATTCAACGTGCtaaaattcttttcttttcttttgagcTAAAAATCAAATATTAAGTCAATAGGAATACTGTCAAATACGGTCTAAGTTTCGATTTGTATTTTCCAGTTACGGCTAAGAAGTCCGGTGATGTTACGGAATTGCAGATCGGTGTGAAGGTAAAATTTTTGGCATTTCTATTCTTCGACGATTCGTGGTACTTATAACTGATTAAAGAATGAACTGCGTTTTGTTTATATAGTATTAAGTTTCGTTTTGTTTGAACTTCTTCATTTAAAGATCTCTCGTGTATGACTTCCATGCGTGGCAATTTTTCGATGAATATTAGACTATTGTATTTCAAGTTTCTTATATTTTCAATTTCTAAAGAGAGAAGCTCGCGTTGGAGGATACTAGAATCTCTTGCTTCAGGCATAGTTTTAGGTTGCGggtatttaattaaaaatttaaaaggaGCATAGCTTTAGGTTACAAATGTCATTTCGTTCAACATTCTGCTTTAGACTAATGATTTGCGAATTGAGTCATATTTTCTCTATACTGTTAGCTTTAGCGGAATTGTATAGAGAGATTCTGCACAcacaggggggggggggggggtctgtTTCTTTAATTGCTTCGACTGAATCCCCTCACCAAGTTTGGATATACATCAACTGTATACTCACACTGCTGAGTGGATAAGAGAGCATGAAAAGCTAGTATCTTTTGGTGGTTCATAGCTATGAGAAATAGTGTATTTGGCAGAGAACAATTGGTGAACAGGAGAAAAATAGATAAGCATTCTTTCTTTCCGTTACGCGTCTCTTACCTTCCATACTTGTCCGTCatataaatatattttgtcatgctATGGGATTTATATCTATGTTTTTTGTCCCTCACGGAGCATTTGTCAACTGAAAGTATTGTTGATCCATCTTGCAGTAAAGTAACTGTGTTGCTGTGTCCACGAAATTGAGACCTACTTGTCCAGGAATTAAGTATGCATAAATTTATCAAATCCAGTGCCACAGCTACCTGGAGAAAAGCATTGATTATTGTTACTCTCATGGGATCTTACTAACTATTTGTTCTCAAATGTTTCACTACTATGATGTTATTAATAAATACACTCTGCATTTATAGTCATCAAACTTTTATGTTTCTCAATGTTGATAGTAATGCTTGTAAATTGTGCACAAGTCTCCTTCATTTGGTGATTCCGTAGTCTAAACCCTAACCTATTATTTTCTTGGTCTTTTGCAGTTTAAGCCAAAATCTTGCGAACTTAAGGCTCACAAGGGTGATAGAGTCTCAGTACACTACAGTGTGAGTAGAAGTGCTTCTCTACTTAACTATTTAAAAGCTCCTAATTGTGGATGGAAGGAAAGTTACCCACTAAGAATGAGGTGTTTCTAATTTATTGCAATCCCTAATGGTAGATTAGCAAATTATTGTGTTTACTCCTTTAAGCAATACTTACTTAGCTTTATCCAAAAACAATGGCAATCCTTAAATTGATTACTGGGTTTCTGTCAATTATGTTGGAGAATTATATTCATGCATATGGGCTAGAAGATGAGAATGGGGTAGTGAGGTGAAAGATTTCACTTGATTATTCAGATTTTTTACATAGTCCTTTTCTTTCCTTAAGACCAACTCAATCTCTACGAAAAGTTCTATCTCTTTCCTCAGTTATTAAGCTTCATTTTCCTTTTCTTGTTTCTGAAGttgctccttcttcttcttctttttttctctaaAGAAAGCTTTGGAAGCAGGTCAATCATTAACTCAAAATAAATGTATTTGATAACATATACATTTCAGCATTAGATCAAAAACACAATTTGTTTTGTATACAACATAAAAGCCTAGACAATGCGTGGATCAGAAACATAATGATTGAAGGAGAAAAGGGATCGGGTGTAGAGGAGGAGGTGTGCTTGAAGAAGCTAGGTCCTGTGCATTTCTCTTTCAGATTCCTTTTATTTTCAATCAGGGTAACGAACCAACTTAGGGGCACTTGAATGATCAAAAGAAAGTTAAAAAACTTTTCTCTTGATTGAACCATCCTCTTTCACTTGTCTTCGTCTTATTCTTACTTGTTTGGTTCTCTTTCAACTTATGGATTTGATAGCTTAGTTCTTCTCCACTTAACTGTATGTATATGAGAAAGGCGTTCCATGCTCACAAGGAACTTGGAGTAATGAATACATGCCAATCAGGAACTATGAAGGAAATGTCATGTGACAAAGGAAGGAGGCAGCATTAGCATTGGCATATGTGATTAAACAAACGGGAAAGGATTGGGGAGGGAGAGTTAGTGGTTGAAATTAGGCAATCCAGTGAGGTTACTAATAGAAACTTACGACAATATTTTGCTGACTTCATCTATATTTAACGGGCATATATTTTGCTGACGTCATCCATATTTGACTGGCATATCCATATTTAACAGGTATATGTACTAACACTTTAAACTGCAGCGCAGTTTCTTGTATTTTCTATGTAAGAGGGGAGTTTGGTTTAGTTTTGTTGAGCTAGAGGTAACGTCCAAGTGATTTACCCTATATCTTAATGTGCCTGCAGGGAAAACTTACAGATGGAACTGTATTTGACTCCAGCTATGAGAGGAATGACCCCATTGAGTTTGAGCTTGGAAGTGGTCAAGTGATTAAaggtttgttttgcgttttttttATCAATACCCACTCTACATCATTTCTAATCCTTTGGAACTATGGCCCACGTGA contains:
- the LOC104104228 gene encoding peptidyl-prolyl cis-trans isomerase FKBP15-1 — its product is MKFSRAFNAASVLLVLLLITIVTAKKSGDVTELQIGVKFKPKSCELKAHKGDRVSVHYSGKLTDGTVFDSSYERNDPIEFELGSGQVIKGWDQGLLGMCVGEKRKLKIPAKLGYGESGSPPKIPGGATLVFDTELVAVNGKRSAADSEL